A genome region from Euphorbia lathyris chromosome 4, ddEupLath1.1, whole genome shotgun sequence includes the following:
- the LOC136226414 gene encoding probable protein phosphatase 2C 38 isoform X1 gives MISTTFMRIVAPCWKPSVEGEDSRKAGDATGRADGLLWYKDSGHHVNGEFSMAVVQANNLLEDCSQLESGPMSLLESGPQGTFVGVYDGHGGPEAARFVNEHLFQNIKTIHAAEFATETHGMSADVINKAFLATEEAFLSLVQQQWQIKPQLASVGACCLVGIVCSGLLYIANAGDSRAVLGRLDRALKEVRAVQVSIEHNASIESVREELHSLHPDDPQIVVLKHKVWRVKGLIQVSRSIGDAYLKRSEFNREPLLAKFRLPEPFDRPILKAEPTISVKKVHPEDQFLILASDGLWEHLTNQEAVDIVCNCSRNGVARRVLKAALREAAKKREMRYSDLKKIDRGVRRHFHDDITVIVLFLDSHLISRASGRGPLLSIRGGCGVPGNANR, from the exons ATGATATCAACTACATTCATGAGAATTGTTGCACCTTGTTGGAAGCCTTCTGTTGAGGGTGAAGATTCTAGAAAAGCTGGAGATGCTACTGGTCGGGCTGATGGATTGTTGTGGTACAAAGATTCAGGACACCATGTTAATGGGGAATTCTCCATGGCTGTTGTTCAGGCAAACAATTTATTGGAAGACTGTAGTCAGCTTGAATCAGGCCCTATGAGCTTGCTTGAATCAGGTCCTCAAGGAACATTTGTGGGAGTTTATGATGGTCATGGTGGTCCCGAAGCTGCCCGATTCGTAAATGAGCATCTTTTTCAAAACATCAAGA CTATTCATGCTGCAGAATTTGCAACAGAGACGCATGGAATGTCAGCAGATGTTATCAATAAAGCATTTTTGGCAACAGAAGAGGCATTTCTATCTCTAGTGCAGCAGCAGTGGCAAATTAAGCCACAACTTGCTTCAGTTGGAGCATGTTGTTTGGTAGGTATAGTTTGCAGTGGACTTCTATACATTGCAAATGCCGGTGATTCTCGGGCGGTGTTAGGAAGATTGGACCGGGCCCTTAAGGAGGTCAGAGCTGTTCAGGTATCAATTGAACACAATGCAAGTATAGAATCTGTGAGGGAGGAATTGCACTCGTTGCATCCTGATGATCCACAGATTGTTGTTTTAAAGCACAAGGTTTGGCGCGTGAAGGGTCTGATTCAG GTATCGAGATCAATTGGTGATGCCTATTTGAAGAGGTCAGAATTTAACAGAGAGCCTCTATTGGCCAAGTTTAGATTGCCTGAACCCTTTGATAGGCCAATTTTAAAAGCCGAGCCAACGATTTCAGTGAAGAAAGTTCATCCCGAGGATCAGTTTCTTATACTTGCATCAGATGGCTTATGGGAGCACCTAACCAATCAGGAAGCAGTTGATATAGTCTGCAATTGCTCACGTAAT GGAGTTGCAAGAAGAGTTCTCAAAGCTGCACTCCGTGAAGCGGCAAAGAAAAGAGAAATGAGATACTCAGACCTCAAAAAGATCGATCGTGGTGTGAGGAGACATTTTCATGACGATATTACAGTGATAGTTTTATTCCTTGATTCACATTTGATCAGTCGAGCCTCCGGGCGTGGGCCTCTGCTTTCGATCAGAGGAGGCTGTGGTGTCCCTGGAAACGCCAACAGATAG
- the LOC136226414 gene encoding probable protein phosphatase 2C 38 isoform X2 → MISTTFMRIVAPCWKPSVEGEDSRKAGDATGRADGLLWYKDSGHHVNGEFSMAVVQANNLLEDCSQLESGPMSLLESGPQGTFVGVYDGHGGPEAARFVNEHLFQNIKKFATETHGMSADVINKAFLATEEAFLSLVQQQWQIKPQLASVGACCLVGIVCSGLLYIANAGDSRAVLGRLDRALKEVRAVQVSIEHNASIESVREELHSLHPDDPQIVVLKHKVWRVKGLIQVSRSIGDAYLKRSEFNREPLLAKFRLPEPFDRPILKAEPTISVKKVHPEDQFLILASDGLWEHLTNQEAVDIVCNCSRNGVARRVLKAALREAAKKREMRYSDLKKIDRGVRRHFHDDITVIVLFLDSHLISRASGRGPLLSIRGGCGVPGNANR, encoded by the exons ATGATATCAACTACATTCATGAGAATTGTTGCACCTTGTTGGAAGCCTTCTGTTGAGGGTGAAGATTCTAGAAAAGCTGGAGATGCTACTGGTCGGGCTGATGGATTGTTGTGGTACAAAGATTCAGGACACCATGTTAATGGGGAATTCTCCATGGCTGTTGTTCAGGCAAACAATTTATTGGAAGACTGTAGTCAGCTTGAATCAGGCCCTATGAGCTTGCTTGAATCAGGTCCTCAAGGAACATTTGTGGGAGTTTATGATGGTCATGGTGGTCCCGAAGCTGCCCGATTCGTAAATGAGCATCTTTTTCAAAACATCAAGA AATTTGCAACAGAGACGCATGGAATGTCAGCAGATGTTATCAATAAAGCATTTTTGGCAACAGAAGAGGCATTTCTATCTCTAGTGCAGCAGCAGTGGCAAATTAAGCCACAACTTGCTTCAGTTGGAGCATGTTGTTTGGTAGGTATAGTTTGCAGTGGACTTCTATACATTGCAAATGCCGGTGATTCTCGGGCGGTGTTAGGAAGATTGGACCGGGCCCTTAAGGAGGTCAGAGCTGTTCAGGTATCAATTGAACACAATGCAAGTATAGAATCTGTGAGGGAGGAATTGCACTCGTTGCATCCTGATGATCCACAGATTGTTGTTTTAAAGCACAAGGTTTGGCGCGTGAAGGGTCTGATTCAG GTATCGAGATCAATTGGTGATGCCTATTTGAAGAGGTCAGAATTTAACAGAGAGCCTCTATTGGCCAAGTTTAGATTGCCTGAACCCTTTGATAGGCCAATTTTAAAAGCCGAGCCAACGATTTCAGTGAAGAAAGTTCATCCCGAGGATCAGTTTCTTATACTTGCATCAGATGGCTTATGGGAGCACCTAACCAATCAGGAAGCAGTTGATATAGTCTGCAATTGCTCACGTAAT GGAGTTGCAAGAAGAGTTCTCAAAGCTGCACTCCGTGAAGCGGCAAAGAAAAGAGAAATGAGATACTCAGACCTCAAAAAGATCGATCGTGGTGTGAGGAGACATTTTCATGACGATATTACAGTGATAGTTTTATTCCTTGATTCACATTTGATCAGTCGAGCCTCCGGGCGTGGGCCTCTGCTTTCGATCAGAGGAGGCTGTGGTGTCCCTGGAAACGCCAACAGATAG